DNA sequence from the Neomonachus schauinslandi chromosome 16, ASM220157v2, whole genome shotgun sequence genome:
ACTCAAGACCATCTTTTATGCCACTGCTAGCATCCTCCTGAAGTGAATGCTTTAAAAccaatgtgtgttttttttctagtATCACAGTGGTTGAGCGCACAAGCTAGGAGTCAGGAAGAGTTTGATGTTGAGACCAGATTTCAATACCACCAGTTACTAGCTCTGTGAGCTTCGTTTTCTCATTCATAAAGTGGGGATAAGAATATGCATTTCACtagattgtgaggattaaaccaTATACTATATGTAACACACTTAACAGTACGTATCACATAATGATGGTATTAAAAACACCATTAGCTCCCAATGGGTTGGCTCCCCATTACTGTCAAATTCTCCAGCTTCTCTTGAACACTAACCTCAAGCTACACTATTTACTTAACAGACCATTCACTTTAATGATTTACAGCtttgcaaatgcattttttttttacctgcatTTCTTTTCTGACAAGCTTCTATTTGTCTTACATGACTCTGCCTTGTTGTTATATCCTTTATGAAGCTTTCCTTGACTCTCCCAGGCAGTGTTGCTTTCCCTCAGTTGTTGATCCTCCTGTTTCCcagtttccctctctccctttcccccccacacactcatccttcccacctccactcccactacttccctccttccttttcccagtGAATTACACATTGGCATTTTCCTTGAAAAACAGGTGACCATGTATGTGTCTCCTGTGTTTTTATTCACAGCTTGGCTATAgtaacacttgttgttttttaaattatctgtgcTTATGCATGACTGTCTATTGTGAGCCCCTTGAGAGCAGTGCTCAGCTCTGCCTGACGTGATTACTGACTTTTGACTAAATGAAGCTAAACTTTTAGATAGAGCCACTTGCCACAGgattaattaattttgaaaagttgACTTACTAAACAAGTGTTTAAGGGCACCAATATATAGAATgattatgattataatttttatgattagtgcatttttttctttcaaaggctTATTTAATTAAACTTTCTGGTTTGAACAAGAAGATGTATCAGAGCTGTCTTAAATCTTTTGAGTGTTTACTGGGCCTGAAATCAAATATTGGAATAAGAGACCTAGCTGTACAGTTTAGCTGTACAGAAGCAGTGAACATGGCTTCAAAGATATTGCAAAGGTATGAAGCATAAAGAACCTTAATTGAAAATTTATACTGATACATAAAGCAGAATTATCTAATGTCCTgttttcagtcttaaaaaataactaatatgGTAAGGTGACATAATGCATTATCTTGTACATTTAAATAGCTTACAAattctgatttacattttcagtctctttgaaataatattttttaacaaataattctgCAAATACTGCTTTCCCTTAGCTATGAATCCAGTCTTCCACAAACACAGCAGTTGGATCTCGACTTATCCAGGCCACTTTTCACCACTGCTGCATTACTGTCAGCATGCAAGTAAGTGTGCCTTTTAACCTTGAGGAAAGTCCACAATTTACAAATAGATTTCCCATTCCCAAAGAGGGCTTCTAATTACAGTTTATTTCAACTCAGAGCATGTTTTCCcatataaataatattagaaatagtGGCCGAGTGACCAGGTTCTGTTTATCCCACAATATAGCTGACAATTTGGAACCCCTATTGCCAGAAGTCTACTTGCCAAATGGCAGCTATATATATAAGCAGGGTATTCTGTTTTCAGGGtccaccttttttgttttgttttgttttgttttaagttttttattttctttagtaatctatacacccaacgtaaggctcgaactcacaaccccgagatcaagagtcacatgctcttcatctgagccagccaggcacccccaggctccACCTTTTTTAAGTGATGAAATCTGTCATTGAAACTGtggtttgtgatttttccagtcatacatttttttaaagtactgattGCAActgttttttcaaataatttacaaAACACCAATGATAAATGTTTATATCTGGATCTTAAAATTTGGGGTTATCTTTGTACATACCGAAATGTTACCTTGGAATtattaataattgttatttttttctaaagttgtTTTATCTTGCTGGAAAActccttaataaaataaaaggtgggggtgcctgggaggctcagagagttaagcatctgccttcagctcaggtcacgattccagggtcctgggattgagccccacatccagctccctgctctgcagggagcctgcttctccctctccctctgcttgctgctcccccctgtttgtgctgtctctctctctgtcaaataaataaataaaatctctaaaaaaagaaaataaaatgtagttggCCCTTAAAGACTGGGTTTATTACTACCCAGCCTCTAATTTTGGTTGTTTAGCTCTATTAGTCACATACTTAGGAGCGATTAATTGGCATTCATAGAAAAGGTCCCTTTGATTCAACAAAGATATGTGTATATAGAGAAGGAGTATGGCTGCTATTGGAAAAAACAATATTGACAAGTAACCCCACTTTTGAAACCAAATTACACTGAGCAAAGAAAGGTTTGACTTGATCTATTATCCTAAATAAGAAGTCTGTTTTGTATATTTCATTAGTAGTTGTTATTGAGTGGTAAGTAGTTCAGCAAATCATTAACATCTGAGATtcactaagaaagaattctttgagGCATGAAGCACTAGAGCTTCAAGAGAAATGTCTTCTATGCGCCCCTTTTATTACATAGCAGATCTCATGTATATTTTGACTCAGTCCAATAAACAACTAAATAGCTTTAAAAGACAAGTTTACATAGTTATAGCTAATAATATATGTTTGGAATAAAGGGAAAACTAAACAGTTGGGAACTCTTCATAAAGCATGAGTGGAAAGGAAATAAGTTAATAATTTGGTTGGCCAGAGAAGATAACTATATTGGTCTTAAAAACAGTAATTTGTCAAATTCTTTTGTAGGATTCTAAAGCTAAAggtggataaaaataaaatggtagctaCATCTGGTGTAAAAAAAGCCATATTTGATCGACTATGTAAACAATTAGAGAAGATTGGGCAGCAGGCTGATAGTGAGTATTCATTCCATATTTCAAGAATGTGTCATCTGAAAATGTAAGCCAGCTGGTAAAAGtcttaatattttcaaacttgCAAAATGGCCGCTTTCTGAATTCTGTATTTAATGTAAGACCAGGTAAGTTTTTAGtgagagatttttttgtttttcaagtaaaGTAGCTTAATAACCTTTAAAACACCTGTGACTGTATGACTCCATGCTTGAAAAAACAGATTCTCTGTTAACATGCTCCAATGTTAAATGCCAGCCTCCATATACATAAACTAGAATAGAAAAGATTCTTAAGTCTGACAAGAGAAACCAAGGAAGAGAAGGGCAAGATCATTTGCCTTCTCCTTATCCTTGTATTTGGTCAGTCAAggtgtctaatttttttttttttttttttttggtgatccAAAATAAGCCCAACTACAAAAATTGAGAATAGGAGAAAATTTAGCCCTGATGAcacatgtttttttccttaaggagaGGCTGGAGATTCAGCTGCTccaccacagaagaaaaagaagacaatggCTGAACCTCTAGCAAAGGGTAAGGCGTACCAACACTGGACAGACTTTGAAATTAGTGCAATGGGATTAGGTGTACAGTGGGTTTCCTGCAGTGACTAGTCCTGTGCTACTTGCCTGACAAGAGTCaggttttaaataaatcaagACAATCATTTGATAAGACCAGTTTTCCAAGCAGTCATTTACAGAAGTTAACAGAAATactatgtaagaaaaaaaaaaagaaatactatataaGTAGGAACACATCTAAAGCCACACTGCTTAGGTTCAAATCCTACTTTACCACCCACTGGCTCCATAACTTAGGAAAGTCACTTAATTTCTGTAAGCCTCATTTCCTAATCTATAAAGTTGTGATTAATATTAGCACCCACTTCATAGAATTGTGGTGAGGGTTGAATGAGATGATGCTATTGAAGTGATTGGTACAGTGCCTCGAAGCACAGGataagtgcttgataaatgctAACTACTTACAGGACGTTGTGGAGTGCTTGGAGTATAAGAGCAAAAAACTGATGTGTTAGCTGCTGTTTCCACTTTTCATTTCAGCATGATAGTCcctatttttaattaactaattagaTCCTTCAAACAAGTTTACTTGTTGTCAGCATAAGAATTTTGAAacacttttgaaaattttctcttaCAGAAACAGAGAAGGTAGTAGAAAGTTCACATAAACTGCAAGAAGATGACGATCTGACACAGGATTAtgaagaatggaaaaggaaaattttggaaaatgctgCCAAAGCACAAAAGGCTACAACAGAGTGATTGCAGCTTCTAGACTACCTTGGGTTGCAAACCAACAGTACATCTGCCACCTCAATGAAGATGTGAGAGCTTGGGAATTTTGTTTGAACTTTTATAACAAGGATCCTAAGGCTGTTGCCTTAATAGCAAAGAAGCGAGCACTGCAGCTGAGCTCTTGGCGGCAGGCTGGCTGGTGACATGGGCAACAAATTCATTAGGTCAGGCACAGTGCCTGGTTGGCATAGCCTTGGCTCCCCACAGGTATGCATTCCTACAAAATGGAATTGAAGCCATTTTGCTCTTTCGTTTTAAACAAAAGATAGTTTCCTGTCctatccagaatataaaattcAGGTTGAATGGAGTCTTAAGGATTTTACTTGGGTTTTTATGTAAGTTTCATGGTTTGACTAAATCAGTGTATGGTACAGCCTaagttaataaatgttatttttatatgcattcaGGTTGCCCTTGTCATCAGTTTGGGAGTCATTGCTATGCCAAAAACTGTCTACTCTAGTAGAAAAAAGCCATATGCTGAACCATACTGCTCACCAGACCACAAACTCACTCTCAAATCAGACTTCTGGGTTTAAGACCCTGCTCAACCACTTACTACTTGTCagaccttgagcaaattaattAACTTCTTTATGCCTCATCTATCTATAAGTAGGACTCAGAATGGTGTCTACTTCACAGAATAATTTGGAGGTATGACTGAGTTGatacatgtaaaacatttagcacagtacctggtatAAGTAAGTACTTAGCAAATGttagaatatagaaaaaaattcacatataaatgTCTCACGTAATGAATTACACACTAGCAGCATATTAAAAAGTCAGATGGACTGAGggttattttctttgaaatccaCATACTGAAGAATGTAACCTTATTAAATATTCCTTGTTTTAAAACTATAGGAAAGGGCCTTTGTGGAAGATAAGTTGCTAGGGGCTCTGAGGCATCATGCCAGGCATGATtttaactaaaattaagaatacatactctaattaaatatttccataaagAATGTAATAAAGAGACTAcacccaaattttaaaaaccttcagaATGGTATCAGTAATACTAGTGGTTGCATTTTATCTGCTATAAGTAAGGCATAATACCTGCTGCATAGGCCTGGAGTGCTGAAAGAGtgatttctcttcttcccctgaCCTTTTTAATTCTAGATACTTAGCAGCTAAGGTGAAAGAAATACCACAATCAAAGGATCCCAACACAAGCTTAATATCCAGCAAGCCCTATGGTAGAGGGGAATGAACGTGAGCTTTGAAAGCAATTACAGTGCATTTAaattctgactctgccacttcTACCCTATGGAAATTTCAAAACCTTaaagagcctcagtttcctcatttataaaatagagatattttctaccttgtgaggattaaaggtaATATTTCTAAAGTACATGGCACTTAGAAGGCATTCACTAAACAGTAGCTCTTGTTACTACTTTGATCTAAAATGGATAAGTGagttttttcctcatttttttattaagattttatttatttgagaaagagagtgcaagtggtggggaggagggtggcagggggaggagctgagggagaggaacaagcagactctttgTGGATCCCTGAATGGGACCGGGTtaaatcccacaaccctgagatcatgacctgagctgaaatcaagagtcggacgcttaaccaactgagccacccaagcgccccttttcctcatttattttaagaaagtgtataatttttttatttggtgcCAGGATTTAGATTTCTGGCTTTGGGCCAAAGCAATCTACTCATTACCAAGTAAAATTGGgcacattcacttttttttttaattgtaaaatgcacctaacataaaatttgccatcttaaccatttttaagtgtacagttcagtagtgttaagtacattcatattgttatGCAACCAATCTCTGGAGCTCTTTCATCTTGCATAGCTGTCTGCAGCCATTAAACaactctctggggcgcctgggtggctcagttggttaagcgactgccttcggctcaggtcatgatcctggagtcctgggatcgagtcccgcatcgggctccctgctcagcagggagtctacttctccctttgatccttccccctctcatgctctctctctctgtctcattctctatctcaaataaaaaaaaaacaacaaaaaaaaccaactctgtacctccctcccccagcccctggcaattaCCATACTGTTTATGTCTGAATCTGTCTATTCTAGATAGGTacctcatatgaatggaatcatacagtatttgtcttttttgagtggcttattcacttagcattattcCTTGAGGTTCATtcttgtagcatgtgtcagaattcccttcctttttaaggctgaatagtagtCCATTGTATAGATTCATCTGTAAgcggacatttgggttgcttccaccttttggctcttccacctgaataatgctgctatgaacatgggtgtacaatatctctttgagactgagctttcaattcttttggatggatatatactcagaagtgggattgctggatcatgtgctaatgctatttttaaatttttgaggaaccatcacactgttttccataggggcTACACTAtattatattcccaccaacagtacacaagagttcaatttctccacatctttgccagcactTATTTTCtgaacactttttattttctggtttttttattctaatgggtatgaggtggtatctcattttggtctTTACTTGCATTTCTGCAATGAttaatgagcattttttcatgtgctgcTGGCCATTTGTTTATCATCTATAGAAAAATGCCTAcccaagtcttctgcccatttttgaatcaggttgtttatttttttgttgctgaatTGTAGGAATTATTTATATAGTCTAGATAATAACTTCTTAGCAGAtccatgatttgcaaatattttctcccacttcttagattgccttttcactgtTGATTCCATGCGAgtaaataaaagttatgtttgtgactttttttcccctttatgccTTAAAAGCGGGTGATGGTAATTATTTTGATTATCTGAAACATAGTTATTTCTTATGTGGTTAAGttaattggggtggggggtggggattgcCTTAAAGCAATTCTTTCGACAACAATTTTCCAACACATTTCCATTCCCAGTGATGGATGCTTACTACCCAGTGAGTATGTTTCAGAACTACTGTAAAGACTTGGTGGAAACTCAGTTCTTTAACACCTCCTCATGGTGTTCATTTAActgatttaaaaactttttatatgaaaattttcgAATGTGTAGAACAGTATAATGAAACCCTGTACCAATCACTCAGACCCAATAGTTAACAAagattttgccacatttgtttaACTGTATTCATTTTTCCTGAAGCCATTTAACCTACATTATAACCACATTGCCATTATCATAactcaaaaaattaatagaaattctatgtataattttttaaagatttatttattttggagagagcatgagtgggaggggcaaagggagagggagagagaatctcaagcagactctgctgagagtgaagcctgacacggggctccgtcccaggaccctgatcatgacccgaacagaaaccaagagtcagacacttaactgactgtgccacgcAGGTACCCCTAAAGTTCTCTGTATTATTAAATAtgcaatttaacattttatttccctGGAGGgctctaaaatattcttttattgtttgtttgctcAAATCAAGGTCAAAACAATGTCCACGTGACATTGTGTTGGctgattttttattataaaagcaatagatgctcattgtaaaaaaaaaaaaaatttcaattattcAGAAAGTTATAAAGTGAAAAGTGGaattcccccctccccatcacccACACTCCACACCCTACTGTTAAGTTTCTTTCATATCCTAGAAAATTTTAatgcatgtatatgcatatgtctCTCCACAAATGGGATGATGCTATATATATGTTCTATAATTTTCCTGTAATAAAAGGTGGCTCTCAGTACATCTAGATCTGTTTAACAGCTACAAGGTATTTCCCTATATGGATGTGgcaaaatttatttaactaaaatcATACTGCTAGGCATATGAGGTGGTTTTCATTCAGCCATTAGCAAGAGTGCTACAGTAAACATTTTGCATAAAACTCTGTCCACTTGTTCAAGTATTGCTGagggataaatttctagaaaggaAATTGCAGGGTAAAAGTGTGGGTATGACTTTTATTTAGATACAGACCCATCAAAAGTGGAAGAATTCCATTTTCCCCACAAGCACACCAATCTAACAGGTAAAAAAAAGTGGGTCCTGACTACTTTTTAGAGTTTCTCTGCTCAGCAGTTTCCAAAGACTATTCATTCAAATGGAAAATCCATTAGAAATAGTTGATGCCAGCACAGTTGTAATCTAAAAATACCAGCAAAGTAGAGAACTGAAAATACCCCAAAATTTAAAGCTTTAAATAAGTTCCCTTGAAGTTCAGATAAGGAAGGTTAAAATCATACTACCTCTCACTTTGTGGGCTTGACCTAAACAAAGCTCTCCTGAGGGGACTCTAGGTAAAGAATAACAGCAtacaggggaaaaataaaacaaaatctgataGGTAAAGGATTCTCTCTATACCCGCCCTGTCCAATGTAGaagccactaaccacatgtggctattaagcACTGAAAATGTGGCTAATGCAACTGTAGGACtgaattcctatttttatttaatttaagttaaatgtaaaaatggATACCTAATTATTAGAAAACATTTGAGGTGTTTCAAACAACTTGAGTATGTGAGTATATTTTTCCACAGTAAGTTCCATGAAATCTAAATACAAACTAAGCATGTCTGATGAAAACCTCGTATCTgaattgaaatgtattttaagtgtaaaatacatatcAGATTTTGGAGatttgtgtgaaaaaaaaaatagtttttatgatGATTACAAATTGAAGTGTTTTTGATCTTattgttaaattattaaaattaatttcaccagggttttttttagaggggctattagaaattttaaaattatgtatatggCTCATATAATATTTCTATCACTGCTGCTCTAGATCAAGATAGCTAACTACATTTTTCTGGGGAGAAGATTCATAGCATTCCCAAGAGTCTGAAGCCCTAAAGGAGGACACGGTACCTGACAGAATTATAAGGTCACCTCTctggctccttctggaggctgcccTCATAAAACCTTTTCAGagaagaaatttgttttaaaataaggcaTTTTACCAAATCACTGTACTCTCCCATGAAAGGGAGGTTTTCAGCACCTATCTCTTCTGATGTTCATCCCCTGGCTGGCCAGCTTGGAGCAGGCCTTACATACGCTGGTACTGAAAAATCTTAGTTCTCGACAAGAGTTAGCCTTCCAGAGAAAAGTTACAGCATGAGAACTGCAGCAGCAGGATTCACCTCGCCaccttctgccttcctccccacacccacaTCCTCTGCCAAAAAAAGCAGGGtctttatttgaacaaaaatccTGAAAGGCTGTGAAACTGTTGCATGGCTAATTAAAAGctaaaagtaaaaaccaaaaaactaagcTAAAAGTAATTAAAACTGCTGACCCGAGAAGTTCATGGGGATAGCACAAAAATCAggttagagggcgcctgggtggctcagttggttaagcaactgccttcagctcaggtcatgatcctggagtcccgggatcgagtaccgcatcaggctccctgctcaacgaggagcctgcttctccctctgaccctcccccctctcatgtactctctcgcattctcgctctctcaaataaataaataaataaattaaaagcattctttacatctaaaactaatgatgtatggggattaacataagaataaaaaaaattaaaaaaaaaaaagcattctttacTTTCAAATAATACAATACTTCTTGTTAGTCATTTTATAAGTTAAATGACAACACTGAGAGTGGTATATCCTTAACAAAGCAGTAGCAGAGCATTTTATTGTCTCATGATGTACCATTTGTGTTTCTCTCAGAAAGCTGAACATCATTACACTCTTATCTTTTACATATTGCATATCAGTTCCAGACTTACTAGACCATAAGTTCGTAACTGAGGAAGGGAGGCCAGGAGTGAGACTACCAATGCCAGGACAGGGCCAATTAGGAGAGGGTGGAGGTGTGTATAGATTTAAAAAGCACATTCAAAATAATCATTGTTCTGATTTACCCAGGATAGGTGGTATATTGTGAAGTTTCAAAGAATATTAAAGGATGCATGGTTTGAGTCTCAAAAGGGAGCACAAGTGAAAACAAGTTTGAGGATCATGGCCCTAAGTCCACGTTGCTTTCCACAAGAGCAGGGTAGTACAGTAAAATGTCAGCTCACACTTGAGCAAATCAAAATTCTAAGAATTCTTTGTACTGGAAGGCATAACACTGAATAACATGACCCTGTGTAATAGTCTACTAAGTTCTTTAATCAGAGTAAGTTTGGACTTTAAATTTGACATATACAAAGTAGAAGTTTTCCTACCTACCTAAAGCATGCCTACGCTTA
Encoded proteins:
- the ORC6 gene encoding origin recognition complex subunit 6: MESGLIRRLAARLGIAEPDVLRKAEEYLRLSQVNCNGLSAHTTETSSAVMCLDLAAACMKCPLDRAYLIKLSGLNKKMYQSCLKSFECLLGLKSNIGIRDLAVQFSCTEAVNMASKILQSYESSLPQTQQLDLDLSRPLFTTAALLSACKILKLKVDKNKMVATSGVKKAIFDRLCKQLEKIGQQADREAGDSAAPPQKKKKTMAEPLAKETEKVVESSHKLQEDDDLTQDYEEWKRKILENAAKAQKATTE